A region of Candidatus Terasakiella magnetica DNA encodes the following proteins:
- a CDS encoding LabA-like NYN domain-containing protein encodes MMFYPQERMGLFIDGSNLYAAARALNFDIDYKRLLEVFANKGHLIRAFYYTALVEDQEYSPIRPLVDWLDYNGYTMVTKPTKEFTDAQGRRKIKGNMDIELAIDVMEMAEHLDHVVIFSGDGDFRRLVDAVQRKGVRVTVVSTVRSNPPMVADELRRQADNFIELCDLEDTVTRPMGVRSSQPDYDDEYLDNDDSSFEEE; translated from the coding sequence ATGATGTTTTATCCACAAGAGCGTATGGGGCTGTTTATTGATGGCTCTAACCTTTACGCTGCCGCGCGTGCATTGAATTTTGATATTGATTATAAGCGCCTTTTAGAAGTTTTTGCCAATAAGGGCCATTTGATCCGGGCTTTTTATTACACAGCCCTTGTTGAAGATCAGGAATATTCTCCGATTCGCCCCCTTGTCGATTGGCTGGATTATAATGGTTATACCATGGTAACCAAGCCGACCAAGGAATTTACCGATGCCCAAGGACGTCGTAAAATCAAAGGTAATATGGATATTGAGCTTGCCATTGATGTGATGGAAATGGCGGAACATCTCGATCATGTTGTTATCTTCTCAGGCGATGGTGATTTTCGCCGCCTTGTTGATGCCGTGCAGCGCAAAGGCGTGCGGGTAACCGTTGTAAGTACTGTGCGTTCAAACCCACCCATGGTGGCAGATGAATTGCGCCGCCAAGCAGATAACTTCATCGAGCTGTGCGATCTGGAAGATACAGTAACGCGCCCGATGGGGGTACGTTCTTCTCAGCCGGATTATGATGATGAATATCTGGACAATGATGACAGCTCTTTTGAAGAAGAGTAA
- the folK gene encoding 2-amino-4-hydroxy-6-hydroxymethyldihydropteridine diphosphokinase encodes MILIGLGANLPSPKYGSPIETLDACLKRLSETGLTVVKASRWFKSAPVPMSDQPWYINGVAVIETALCPREVLEQLLKVENEFGRVRLEANAPRVLDLDLIAYYDEVIEDAGKIEDKPFCIPHPRMHERAFVLLPIQDISQDWTHPKKQVSLQELITQLPKDQIIEAIEQD; translated from the coding sequence ATGATTCTTATCGGACTTGGCGCCAATTTACCTTCGCCAAAATACGGCAGCCCTATTGAAACATTGGACGCGTGCCTCAAACGGCTTAGCGAGACAGGCCTAACGGTGGTTAAGGCTTCACGCTGGTTTAAATCAGCCCCCGTGCCCATGTCTGACCAGCCTTGGTACATCAATGGCGTGGCTGTGATTGAGACAGCGCTTTGCCCCCGTGAGGTACTTGAGCAGCTTTTAAAGGTTGAAAATGAGTTTGGCCGTGTGCGCCTTGAGGCAAACGCACCACGTGTGCTGGACCTTGACCTCATTGCGTATTATGATGAAGTCATTGAAGATGCGGGGAAAATTGAAGATAAGCCATTTTGCATTCCACATCCGCGTATGCATGAGCGTGCCTTTGTCCTGCTGCCGATACAAGATATATCACAAGACTGGACACACCCTAAAAAACAGGTATCTTTACAAGAATTAATCACTCAATTGCCAAAAGATCAAATTATTGAAGCAATTGAGCAAGATTAG
- the rpoZ gene encoding DNA-directed RNA polymerase subunit omega, whose protein sequence is MARVTVEDCIVKIPNRFELVMSAAQRTRDISAGAELTVERDNDKNPVVSLREIADETIAIPELKESLIRGSQRMAPARDEAEEAETEEVAADAEENADALADALNVQDDSASLDAAGALAFQDEVEIDDED, encoded by the coding sequence ATGGCTCGCGTTACCGTTGAAGATTGTATCGTTAAGATCCCAAACCGCTTTGAGCTGGTTATGTCCGCTGCTCAGCGTACCCGTGATATTTCTGCTGGTGCAGAACTAACTGTTGAGCGTGATAACGATAAGAACCCGGTTGTATCTCTTCGTGAGATTGCTGATGAAACAATTGCAATCCCTGAATTGAAAGAGTCCCTCATTCGTGGCTCACAACGCATGGCACCTGCACGCGATGAAGCAGAAGAAGCTGAAACTGAAGAAGTTGCAGCAGACGCTGAAGAAAACGCCGATGCACTTGCTGATGCCTTGAACGTACAAGACGACAGCGCTTCTTTGGATGCAGCTGGCGCTTTGGCTTTCCAAGACGAAGTTGAAATCGACGACGAAGATTAA
- a CDS encoding RelA/SpoT family protein, whose translation MIRQYELVERVRAYDSSADEEALNRAYVFAMKAHGSQKRASGDPYFMHPLEVAGILTDYRLDTDTIITALLHDTIEDTEVTSEDIEEAFGERVQRLVGGVTKLTQIELQSSHTKQAENLRKLVIAMSDDIRVLLVKLADRLHNMRTLHFIKKPEKRRRIAAETMEIYAPLSERIGMHEIKDELQDMSFEQLNPEARDSIITRLEFLREQGGDLVGRILKELRDTVKENGIKAEISGREKAPYSIWRKMQRQDVGFEQLCDIMAFRVIVDDIQDCYRILGIIHGKYPTVPGRFKDYLSTPKPNGYQSLHTGVFGPDHHRIEIQIRTREMHEIAEYGVAAHWHYKAKGGSNNQMTEGRQYRWLRELLDILDSADDPEEFLEHTKLNMFQDQVFCFSPKGDLINLPSGATPVDFAYAVHTEIGNRCVGAKINRRIVPLRTELQNGDQVEVITSKVPQPSPTWERFVVTGKARACIRRYIRLQQRDEYLALGKIMLQRAFRQEEYEFAEKALQGVLKKFNSNDAEDLIAEVGSGHLPAREIVEAVFPGIKSKRTTTSTKIPVSKHKDSPHPESVPIRGLIPGMAMHFAGCCHPLPGDRIVGIVTTGRGVTIHTIDCDSLMQFQNEPERWLDVSWDMTQQEQNTKHVGRIKLTVINEQGALGSLSMVIAKNSGNIHNLKITHRTQEFYEMIIDVEVEDVRHLTNIIAALRATPEINSVERSRS comes from the coding sequence ATGATCCGTCAATACGAACTTGTTGAACGGGTCCGAGCCTATGATTCAAGCGCGGATGAGGAAGCCCTCAACCGCGCTTATGTTTTTGCAATGAAGGCCCATGGCTCGCAAAAACGTGCGTCCGGTGACCCGTATTTCATGCATCCGCTTGAGGTGGCTGGTATTTTGACAGACTATCGTCTGGATACAGATACCATCATTACAGCCCTGTTGCATGACACCATTGAAGACACCGAAGTCACATCAGAAGATATTGAAGAAGCTTTTGGTGAGCGCGTGCAACGCCTTGTAGGCGGTGTCACCAAACTCACCCAGATTGAACTCCAATCCTCCCATACCAAACAGGCGGAAAACCTGCGCAAGCTGGTTATCGCCATGTCTGATGACATTCGTGTGCTGTTGGTTAAGCTGGCTGACCGTTTGCACAATATGCGCACACTTCATTTCATTAAAAAGCCGGAAAAGCGCCGTCGTATCGCTGCCGAAACAATGGAAATCTATGCCCCATTGTCTGAACGTATCGGCATGCATGAGATCAAGGACGAGCTTCAGGACATGTCCTTTGAACAGCTCAATCCTGAAGCGCGCGATTCCATCATCACCCGCCTTGAATTCCTGCGTGAACAGGGTGGGGACCTTGTTGGGCGCATCTTAAAAGAACTGCGCGACACGGTTAAAGAAAACGGTATTAAAGCGGAAATCAGCGGTCGTGAAAAAGCGCCATATTCCATCTGGCGCAAAATGCAGCGCCAAGATGTGGGGTTTGAGCAGCTCTGCGACATTATGGCCTTTCGTGTTATTGTTGATGATATCCAAGATTGTTACCGCATTCTTGGCATCATCCACGGCAAATACCCAACGGTGCCGGGGCGTTTTAAGGATTATCTTTCAACCCCTAAGCCCAATGGCTATCAATCTTTGCACACAGGGGTTTTTGGGCCGGACCATCACCGTATTGAAATTCAAATCCGCACCCGTGAAATGCATGAAATTGCAGAATATGGCGTGGCGGCCCACTGGCATTATAAGGCCAAGGGCGGATCTAACAACCAGATGACAGAAGGGCGCCAATATCGTTGGCTGCGCGAACTTCTTGATATTCTCGATAGTGCGGATGACCCCGAAGAATTTCTGGAACATACCAAGCTTAATATGTTCCAAGACCAAGTCTTCTGTTTCTCACCTAAAGGGGATTTAATCAACCTGCCAAGCGGGGCAACGCCTGTTGATTTTGCCTATGCGGTCCATACAGAAATCGGCAACCGTTGTGTTGGGGCCAAGATCAACCGCCGTATCGTTCCCTTGCGCACCGAATTGCAAAATGGCGATCAAGTCGAAGTCATTACTTCAAAAGTGCCGCAACCCTCACCCACATGGGAACGTTTTGTGGTCACGGGGAAAGCGCGCGCTTGTATTCGCCGCTATATTCGCCTGCAACAACGCGATGAATATCTTGCCCTTGGCAAAATCATGTTGCAACGCGCCTTTAGGCAGGAAGAATATGAATTTGCAGAAAAAGCCTTACAAGGCGTTCTTAAAAAATTCAATTCAAATGATGCTGAAGATTTAATTGCTGAAGTGGGCAGTGGTCATCTGCCAGCCCGTGAAATTGTCGAGGCTGTTTTCCCCGGTATTAAATCAAAGAGAACAACAACTTCCACAAAAATTCCGGTTAGTAAACACAAAGATTCACCCCATCCTGAATCTGTCCCTATTCGCGGGCTTATTCCGGGAATGGCCATGCATTTTGCCGGATGTTGCCATCCGCTTCCCGGTGATCGCATTGTTGGTATTGTCACAACGGGGCGCGGCGTGACCATCCATACCATTGACTGTGATAGCCTCATGCAGTTCCAAAATGAGCCGGAACGCTGGCTTGATGTATCTTGGGATATGACCCAGCAGGAACAAAACACCAAACATGTAGGGCGCATCAAACTAACCGTCATTAACGAACAAGGTGCGCTTGGGTCGCTTTCCATGGTCATTGCCAAAAACAGTGGCAATATCCACAATTTGAAAATCACCCATCGCACGCAAGAATTCTATGAAATGATCATTGATGTGGAAGTTGAAGATGTGCGCCACCTCACCAATATCATTGCAGCACTACGTGCAACCCCTG